The Takifugu flavidus isolate HTHZ2018 chromosome 21, ASM371156v2, whole genome shotgun sequence genome has a window encoding:
- the thsd7aa gene encoding thrombospondin type-1 domain-containing protein 7A, producing the protein MGMTGVWTEPPFLWSIMLLFVSIWDVRAQSSQGAKPLYIWQTGPWGRCMGSECGPGGSQSRAVWCAHSEGWTTLLTNCNQTERPNNQQSCFRVCDWHKDLYDWQLGAWNQCVPISMRSGGLQLPSVCTRGEEGIQTREVSCVQKSGEPAQDAICEYFEPKPRLEQACLIPCPQDCVVSKFSMWTPCSKTCGMGLQNRIRFVLAPPLFGGAACPNLTEFQTCQVKQCEGNESLYSLRVGPWGPCSVPMPRQARQADDQHREVLNPPTETDTLPQDGEKSPKGYEKPTSNGLKQSREGNRQLKEAGTQILESDKEEDRRSKDGNKQQRGGGKPSRPNRKLGRVHQRPDRPSRQADRPKRQKKAKNKEKREKMRVKAQEKLKERSKVKDPETKELIKKKRNRNRQNRPGGKFWDVQVGYQTREVTCVHKNGNVETLSMCSQETAPITFQACVMTKDCVLSEWSEWAACSKDCYDPNGPKGQRTRTRRVSQFPVGGGTACPQLEETEPCSPQGDGMSPCIIYSWRSTEWSECRVDMLLSQQDRRRGNQTSLCGGGIQTREVYCVQISSDPVSLRGKEALRPVDSELCLDLPPNTTQLCHISCPIECEVSGWSAWGPCTYENCRDQSTKKGFKLRKRKIINEPTGGTGNCPHLVEAIPCEEPSCFEWLVVKLDECLPDNDKECGPGTQIPQAQCVNSDGEYVEKQLCRDAILPMPVICEVPCPKDCALSPWTTWSHCSHTCSGKNTEGKQMRARSILAYNAGEGGIQCPNISALQEVRNCNEHPCTVYHWQTGAWGQCTEDTSISTGNMSVAQSRGNDASCSVGMQTRKVICVRVNVGQVPPKKCPESVRPDTVRPCLLPCKRDCIITPYSDWTPCPTSCDADGSRKKMQYRKRIITQSPANGGQDCPETLSQERECDVPSVCQGYRWKTHKWRRCQLVPWTVRQDSPGAQETCGPGMQVRAVSCRKQDGSQADIEACLKFASAMPPLTQPCQLPCQEDCQLSNWSKFSPCTADCIGVRTRKRVLMGKSKKRDQCRNHQMFPLSETQYCPCNKYNAQPVGNWSDCVLPEGGRIEGQLGMKVQGDIKECGQGYRYQAMACYNQDNQIVETSRCNSHGYIEEACIIACPSDCKLSEWSNWSRCSKSCGSGVKVRSKWLREKPYNGGRPCPKLDHVNQAQVYEVVPCLSDCGQYVWVAEPWSVWKVSNVDLNDNCGEGVQTRKVRCVLNTVDGPSEQVEDYLCDPEKMPVGARNSRLPCPEDCVLSDWGVWSPCPLPCNVTSTRRRSAYPLRQPGPEKVCPPTEETEPCTLNSNCFHYSYNITDWSTCQLSDRAVCGNGIKTRMLDCVRSDGKSVDLNFCKELGLERKWQMNASCVVECPVNCQLSDWSPWSECTHTCGLAGKLWRRRTVTQAPQGDGRPCPTQVEQWKPCLVKPCFHWRYGSWSECRTEGARCGEGLRSRNVSCFVSDGSNQQDSSMVDDDLCGELEPSVNGDPNIVLQEICTVPCPGECYLTEWTIWSRCQISCVNGNDLGFGSVQVRSRAVVAQDPENLLQCPEQELEARPCTEGECFEYKWKTGPWRGSSRNVWCERTDGLNVTGGCTVSTKPMADRSCDPPCTKPRSLCTEAGVCGCEEGYTEVMTSDGLLDQCTLIPVLEIPTAGDNRADVKTIRAFSPTQPEVSAPGRAGRTWFLQPFGPDGKLKTWVYGVAAGAFVLLVFIVSMTYLACKKPKRPQRRQMNNRLKPLTLAYDGDADM; encoded by the exons ATGGGGATGACGGGGGTCTGGACAGAACCGCCGTTTCTCTGGAGCAtcatgctgctgtttgtctccATCTGGGATGTACGTGCACAGTCCTCGCAGGGAGCGAAACCTCTGTACATCTGGCAAACAG GTCCGTGGGGTCGTTGCATGGGTAGTGAGTGCGGACCCGGTGGCAGCCAGAGCAGGGCAGTTTGGTGTGCCCACTCTGAGGGCTGGACCACCCTCCTGACCAACTGCAACCAGACAGAACGACCAAACAATCAGCAAAGTTGCTTCAGGGTATGTGACTGGCACAAAGACCTCTACGACTGGCAGCTTGGTGCTTGGAACCAGTGTGTCCCAATTTCAATGCGCAGCGGGGGTCTACAGCTTCCTTCAGTGTGTACCCGTGGAGAGGAGGGCATTCAGACCCGTGAGGTCAGCTGCGTCCAAAAATCAGGAGAACCAGCACAAGATGCCATCTGTGAATACTTTGAACCCAAACCACGTCTGGAGCAGGCTTGTCTCATTCCTTGTCCACAGGACTGTGTCGTTTCCAAGTTCAGTATGTGGACTCCATGTTCTAAAACATGTGGGATGGGTTTACAGAACCGTATCCGTTTTGTCCTGGCTCCCCCACTTTTTGGAGGGGCAGCTTGTCCAAACCTGACTGAATTTCAGACGTGCCAGGTGAAGCAATGTGAGGGAAACGAGAGCCTCTACAGCCTCAGGGTCGGACCCTGGGGACCCTGCTCTGTTCCAATGCCGCGGCAAGCCAGACAGGCCGATGACCAGCACCGAGAAGTTCTCAACCCCCCCACAGAAACTGATACACTTCCGCAAGATGGTGAAAAATCTCCCAAAGGATATGAGAAACCAACTAGCAATGGTCTTAAGCAGTCCAGGGAAGGTAACAGGCAGTTGAAGGAGGCTGGGACACAAATCCTAGAGAGTGACAAAGAAGAAGACAGAAGGTCAAAAGATGGTAATAaacagcagagagggggaggcaAACCATCCAGACCTAACAGAAAATTGGGCCGTGTCCACCAGAGACCAGACAGGCCttccagacaggcagacaggcctAAGCGACAGAAAAAAGCCAAGaataaagaaaagagagaaaaaatgcGAGTTAAGGCTCAGGAAAAGTTAAAAGAGAGGAGTAAGGTGAAAGATCCTGAGACCAAAGAGCTCAtcaagaagaagagaaacaggaaCCGTCAAAACAGGCCTGGAGGAAAATTCTGGGATGTCCAGGTGGGGTACCAGACCAGGGAAGTAACCTGCGTTCACAAGAATGGGAATGTTGAGACTCTCAG CATGTGCTCTCAGGAGACTGCACCAATAACCTTCCAGGCCTGTGTCATGACCAAAGACTGCGTCCTGAGTGAATGGTCCGAATGGGCCGCCTGCTCCAAGGACTGCTATGACCCCAACGGTCCCAAAGGACAGCGTACTCGCACCAGGAGGGTCAGCCAGTTCCCAGTAGGTGGTGGAACAGCCTGTCctcagctggaggagacagagccCTGCAGCCCACAGGGAGATGGAATGAGCCCCTGCATCAT TTACAGCTGGAGGTCAACAGAGTGGTCTGAGTGCAGAGTGGACATGCTGCTGAGCCAACAGGACCGGCGGCGGGGAAACCAAACCAGTCTGTGTGGAGGTGGGATCCAGACTCGGGAGGTCTACTGCGTCCAGATAAGCAGTGACCCTGTTTCACTCAGGGGCAAAGAGG CCCTGCGACCAGTGGACAGTGAACTTTGTCTGGATTTGCCCCCGAACACCACCCAGCTTTGCCACATTAGCTGTCCCATCGAGTGTGAGGTGTCTGGGTGGAGCGCCTGGGGACCGTGTACCTATGAGAACTGTAGAGACCAGTCAACCAAGAAAG GCTTcaaactgaggaagaggaaaatcaTCAATGAACCCACTGGCGGTACCGGGAACTGCCCCCATCTGGTGGAGGCCATACCATGTGAAGAACCCAGCTGCTTTGAGTGGCTGGTGGTGAAACTGGACGAGTGTCTCCCTGATAATGACAAGGAGTGTGGCCCAGGAACACAGATCCCACAAGCACAGTGTGTCAACAGTGATG GTGAATATGTGGAAAAGCAGTTGTGCCGCGACGCCATTCTGCCCATGCCGGTCATCTGTGAGGTGCCTTGTCCAAAGGACTGCGCCTTGAGTCCCTGGACCACCTGGTCTCactgctcacacacctgctctggAAAGAACACAGAGGGGAAGCAGATGAGAGCTCGTTCTATCCTGGCCTACAATGCAGGAGAAG GTGGAATACAGTGTCCCAACATCAGCGCCCTGCAGGAGGTGAGGAACTGCAACGAGCATCCTTGCACCGTGTACCACTGGCAGACGGGTGCGTGGGGACAGTGCACGGAGGACACGTCCATTTCCACCGGCAACATGTCCGTGGCCCAAAGTCGAGGCAACGACGCCTCCTGCTCAGTGGGGATGCAAACCCGAAAGGTCATCTGTGTCCGAGTCAACGTGGGCCAGGTTCCTCCCAAAAA gtgtcccGAGAGCGTGCGTCCAGACACGGTCAGACCCTGTTTACTGCCTTGTAAGAGAGACTGTATCATCACGCCGTACAGCGACTGGACCCCCTGTCCAACATCCTGTGATGCAG ACGGTAGCAGAAAAAAGATGCAGTACCGGAAACGCATCATCACCCAGTCACCAGCCAATGGAGGGCAAGACTGTCCCGAGACACTGAGtcaggagagagagtgtgacGTTCCATCTGTGTGCCAAGGATACAG atggaAAACCCACAAATGGAGACGATGCCAGCTGGTTCCGTGGACGGTTCGTCAGGACAGTCCTGGAGCTCAGGAAACCTGCGGACCTGGCATGCAGGTTCGAG CCGTTTCATGTCGGAAGCAGGATGGTTCTCAAGCCGACATCGAAGCTTGTCTGAAGTTTGCGAGCGCCATGCCGCCCCTCACGCAGCCCTGCCAGCTGCCCTGCCAGGAAGACTGCCAGCTCAGCAACTGGTCCAAGTTTTCCCCCTGCACAGCGGACTGCATCGGGGTCAGGACTCGCAAGAGGGTGCTGATGG gaaaGAGCAAAAAACGGGACCAGTGCAGGAACCATCAGATGTTTCCACTGAGTGAGACCCAGTACTGCCCCTGTAACAAATACAACGCCCAGCCTGTGGGGAACTGGTCAGATTGTGTCCTACCTGAGGGTGGCCGCATAGAGGGTCAGCTGGGCATGAAGGTCCAGGGTGACATCAAAGAGTGTGGCCAAGGTTACCGATATCAGGCCATGGCGTGCTACAACCAGGACAACCAGATTGTTGAGACTTCTCGCTGCAACAGCCATG GCTACATCGAGGAGGCTTGCATCATCGCTTGTCCATCGGATTGTAAGCTGAGTGAGTGGTCCAACTGGTCACGCTGCAGTAAGTCCTGCGGAAGTGGAGTCAAAGTTCGCTCCAAGTGGCTCAGAGAAAAACCCTACAACGGTGGGAGACCTTGTCCCAAACTGGACCATGTCAATCAG GCTCAG GTGTACGAGGTGGtaccgtgcctcagtgactgcGGTCAGTATGTCTGGGTGGCCGAGCCATGGAGTGTGTGGAAGGTCAGCAACGTGGACCTGAATGATAATTGTGGTGAAGGTGTTCAGACCAGGAAAGTGCG GTGTGTGCTCAACACTGTCGATGGGCCCTCTGAGCAGGTGGAAGACTACTTGTGTGATCCAGAGAAGATGCCTGTGGGGGCCCGCAACAGCCGCCTGCCCTGCCCTGAGGACTGTGTGTTATCAGACTGGGGAGTCTGGAGTCCTTGTCCACTG CCATGTAATGTGACCAGCACTCGCAGAAGAAGTGCTTACCCGCTCCGCCAGCCTGGACCAGAGAAGGTCTGCCCCCCCACTGAGGAGACAGAGCCATGCACACTTAACAGCAACTGTTTCCACTACTCCTACAACATCACTG ACTGGAGCACCTGCCAGCTCAGTGACAGAGCTGTGTGTGGAAATGGAATTAAAACACGCATGTTGGACTGCGTCCGGAGTGACGGCAAGTCAGTCGATCTCAACTTCTGCAAAGAG TTGGGCCTGGAGAGGAAGTGGCAGATGAACGCTTCCTGTGTTGTGGAATGTCCTGTCAACTGCCAGCTGTCTGACTGGTCGCCGTGGTCGGAATGTACCCATACGTGTGGGCtcgcag gaaagctgtggaggaggagaacagtgaccCAGGCTCCGCAGGGTGACGGGAGGCCTTGTCCGACCCAGGTGGAGCAGTGGAAACCCTGTCTGGTCAAACCCTGCTTCCACTGGAGATACGGCAGCTGGTCTGAGTGCAGGACTGAG GGGGCGAGGTGTGGAGAAGGCCTGCGCTCGAGGAACGTGTCGTGCTTTGTGTCCGATGGATCCAatcagcaggacagcagcatgGTGGATGATGATCTGTGTGGAGAGCTGGAACCCAGCGTGAATGGAGACCCTAACATTGTTCTCCAGGAAATATGTACCGTCCCCTGTCCAG gagagtgCTACCTGACAGAATGGACCATTTGGAGTCGTTGCCAGATAAGCTGTGTGAATGGAAATGACCTGGGCTTTGGTTCGGTCCAGGTGCGATCCCGTGCTGTGGTAGCCCAGGACCCAGAGAACCTTCTCCAGTGTCCAgaacaggagctggaggcccGGCCATGCACAG AGGGGGAATGTTTCGAGTACAAGTGGAAGACGGGACCGTGGAGAGGTTCTTCTCGGAATGTGTGGTGTGAGCGTACAGACGGGCTCAATGTTACAG GTGGATGTACGGTGTCCACCAAACCCATGGCAGACCGGTCATGTGACCCGCCCTGCACCAAGCCCCGCTCGCTTTGTACCGAG gcggGCGTGTGCGGCTGTGAGGAGGGCTACACTGAGGTGATGACATCAGACGGTCTGCTGGATCAGTGCACCCTCATCCCCGTGCTGGAGATCCCCACAGCAGGAGACAACAGGGCTGATGTGAAGACCATCCGAGCTTTTAGCCCCACCCAGCCTGAGGTCAGCGCCCCGGGCCGGGCTGGACGCACCTGGTTCTTGCAGCCCTTTGGTCCAG ACGGAAAGCTGAAGACCTGGGTTTATGGAGTCGCAGCGGGAGCATTTGTTCTGCTCGTCTTCATCGTCTCCATGACCTATTTAGCATG TAAAAAACCAAAGAGGCCTCAGAGACGACAGATGAACAACAGGCTGAAGCCGCTGACTCTTGCCTACGATGGAGACGCTGACATGTAG